One genomic region from Ptychodera flava strain L36383 chromosome 14, AS_Pfla_20210202, whole genome shotgun sequence encodes:
- the LOC139149479 gene encoding LOW QUALITY PROTEIN: protein O-mannosyl-transferase 2-like (The sequence of the model RefSeq protein was modified relative to this genomic sequence to represent the inferred CDS: deleted 2 bases in 1 codon), with protein MSDKPIREMNRAKNRNTKSVAKDSVSTSGANDTSSSSRSTARQTTSGGKLTSEKLLSTVTNGPGSKWSVCALVTGLAFATRLYKIEEPDHVCWDETHFGKMGSYYINRTFFFDVHPPLGKMLIGLSGLLTGYNGSFEFENPGVKYGDINYVGMRTFCAILGSLIVPLSYLTVFEFYNSVTAAFLTSLLIIFDTGFLTLSQYILLDPILIFFITIATYCLAKFDKIQDKPFTKWWWFWLAMTGVFLACAFSVKWVGLFVILLVGLKTVFDLWQLLGDLSLSKTILLHHFLARALCLIMTPALIYMGFFAVHFKVLAFSGSGDGFFSSAFQSTLIGNSLYKASMPQDLVYGSIITLKNQRPAGGLLHSHWHLYPEGSGAMQQQITAYTHKDENNKWIIKRFDRDPEKEDMQKPVEYVKNGDFIRLEHLVTRRNLHSHREPAPLTPRHQQVTGYGEDGIGDVNDIWKIEIIDGPDNVYIKTVRTTVRLIHYVTGCALHSHSKTLPKWGWEQLEVTCNPHIRDKKNLWNVEDHINERLPNSSFEVFAPSLLESFLESHAVMAQSNSGLKPKEGEVTSRPWQWPVNYKGQRFSGVNETDYRVYLLGNPIIWWSNLAAIGILHLAFIFAVMAQRGIEGTGKYEELKKKFLYSCTWFLIGWALHYFPFYLMGRVLYFHHYFPAMVYSNMLTGVLLDYALSGLHSYKLPYCNINMYMAGNAVIVAVIIQSFALFYPLSYGMHGELAENVNSTMSGLKWMESWEI; from the exons ATGTCAGATAAACCTATAAGAGAAATGAATCGAGCGAAAAATCGAAACACGAAATCAGTAGCAAAGGACAGTGTCTCCACGTCTGGTGCAAACGATACCAGCAGCAGCAGCCGTTCAACAGCAAGGCAGACTACTTCCGGTGGAAAACTTACGTCGGAAAAGCTGCTAAGTACAGTTACCAATGGCCCTGGTTCCAAATGGTCTGTCTGTGCCCTTGTCACTGGACTTGCCTTCGCCACACGGTTGTATAAGATAGAAGAACCAGACCACGTTTG TTGGGATGAAACACATTTTGGAAAGATGGGAAGTTACTACATAAACAGAACATTCTTTTTTGATGTTCATCCACCACTTGGAAAG ATGCTGATTGGTCTATCAGGTCTTCTCACTGGATACAATGGTTCATTTGAATTTGAGAATCCGGGGGTCAAGTATGGAGACATCAATTATGTCGGCATGCGAACA TTTTGTGCAATTCTAGGGTCATTGATCGTACCTCTGTCCTATCTCACtgtgtttgaattttacaaCTCTGTCACTGCCGCATTTTTGACCAGTCTTCTCATAATATTTG ATACTGGATTTTTAACTTTATCACAGTACATTCTTCTGGATCCTATTTTGAtcttttttattacaattgCAACATACTGTCTGGCcaagtttgataaaattcaaGACAAGCCATTCACAAAATGGTGGTGGTTTTGGCTTGCAATGACTGGAGTCTTCCTTGCCTGTGCTTTCAG CGTGAAATGGGTTGgattatttgtaatattactgGTGGGGCTGAAAACAGTTTTTGATTTGTGGCAGTTGCTTGGAGACTTGTCACTGAGTAAG ACGATCCTACTTCATCACTTCCTTGCCAGAGCTCTTTGTTTAATCATGACTCCAGCGTTGATTTATATGGGATTCTTTGCCGTCCATTTCAAAGTGTTAGCATTCAG TGGTTCTGGTGATGGATTTTTCAGCTCAGCTTTTCAGTCTACCCTGATTGGTAACAGCCTCTACAAAGCCTCAATGCCACAAG ATTTAGTCTATGGTTCCATCATTACACTGAAAAACCAACGACCAGCAGGTGGTCTGCTGCACTCTCATTGGCACCTCTACCCAGAAGGCAGTGGTGCCATGCAACAGCAG ATCACTGCCTACACACATAAGGATGAAAATAACAAGTGGATAATCAAGAGATTTGACCGAGATCCAGAGAAAGAAGACATGCAAAAACCTGTAGAATATGTGAAGAATGGAGATTTTATACGACTTGAACATTTGGT GACACGAAGAAATCTTCACAGTCACAGAGAACCTGCTCCTCTGACACCAAGACATCAGCAAGTCACAGGTTATGGCGAG GATGGCATAGGTGATGTCAATGACATTTGGAAGATAGAGATAATTGATGGCCCAGACAATGTCTACATCAAAACAGTGCGTACCACAGTGAGGCTGATTCATTATGTCACTGGATGTGCCCTCCACTCACACTCCAAAACTTTACCAAAATG ggGTTGGGAGCAGTTAGAGGTCACCTGTAATCCGCATATCAGAGATAAGAAAAACCTGTGGAATGTAGAAGACCACATAAATGAAAGAC TACCAAACAGCAGTTTTGAAGTATTTGCTCCGTCGTTATTGGAGAGTTTTCTTGAATCACATGCGGTGATGGCTCAGAGTAACAGTGGACTGAAACCCAAGGAAGGTGAAGTCACTTCAAGGCCTTGGCAGTGGCCCGTTAATTATAAG GGGCAAAGATTCTCCGGAGTGAATGAGACTGACTATCGTGTCTATTTACTGGGCAATCCCATCATTTGGTGGAGTAATCTAGCCGCCATTGGT ATTCTGCACCTGGCATTTATATTCGCTGTCATGGCACAAAGAGGGATAGAAGGCACTGGTAAATATGAAG AGTTGAAGAAGAAATTCCTGTACAGCTGTACCTGGTTTCTGATTGGCTGGGCACTGCACTACTTTCCGTTTTATCTGATGGGAAGAGTTCTCtactttcatcattattttcctGCCATGGTGTATAGTAACATGTTGACAG GTGTCCTATTGGATTATGCGTTATCAGGCCTTCACAGCTACAAACTGCCATACTGTAATATCAATATGTACATGGCTGGCAATGCAGTTATCGTCGCAGTGATCATTCAAAG ttttgcCCTTTTTTATCCACTTTCATACGGGATGCATGGAGAGCTGGCAGAAAATGTGAACAGTACAATGTCAGGATTGAAGTGGATGGAATCATGGGAAATATAG